Part of the Labrenzia sp. PHM005 genome is shown below.
GAAAAACGACAATTGCCGCTCTAAAGCTGACGCTTTAGAACAAGCTGTTCACATTGCAGATATTTTTTCAGGTCAGATCGTCAAATGCGCAAAAGCTGCGACGACCTTTTCATAAACCGGCCGTTTGAATGGCACGATGAGATCTGGAACACGGGATACATCTTCCCAACGCCAGTCATCAAATTCAGCCGAATGGCCATCTGGCGGCGTCAAAATATTGACTTCGTCGTCAGATCCTTCGAACCGGTAAGCCAGCCACCTTTGAGCCTGCCCACGGTGTTTTCCCTTGCGCGTGTTGCGCAGGATTTCTTCCGGATAATCATAGGCAAACCACTCAGGCGCCTCTTCCAAAAGTGTCACCGAATGGATTGATGTTTCTTCATAGAGCTCGCGGCGCGCCGCTTTTTCTGGCGTTTCGCCGGCATCAATGCCGCCTTGCGGCATCTGCCACTTGTAATCGTACCCGTTTTTGTTGGCTTCTTGAGACCGGCTGCCGACCCAGACCTTGCCCTGGCGGTTGATCAGCATAATGCCGACACAGGGCCGGTACGGCAGGCCATCCACAGCTTCAGGATACCCTGGTCCAAAATCCAATTTTGTCACGAAAAACCTCGTTCGAAATACCGGATGTTACTTGTTTTCACGGTCAATCGTTGCACTGACTGGGACAAGCTGCAGGCCACGCTGCTCCAGATCCTGAACCCATTCTTCCAGTTGACGTACTGTGACCGGTAGTGCTGAACCGGCAGCAACCGCAAATCCGCGCGCCCGGGCCACACTCTCCAGCTGAAGCAGCTTTGCATCGATATTGCTCTCACGCGGGACTTCATCAAGCACCACATCAACCCCGCTGAAGGGCATGCGAACGTCAGCGGACACTTCGCCTGCGATGCTGCGCGACGTCGTCCCATTGTCAACGAACATCAACCCGCGGGATTTCAATTTTTCGAGCAGAAACTGCATGGATGGTTTTATCGATGTATACCGTGCGCCCATCTCACCAATGACACCGACATAGTTGGTGACCCGTGTCAGCAAAAACGCCAGTCTGTCGAGAAGTTCTGCCGGCTTTAAACTGACAAGCAGCGTATGTGGCCCTGGATCATTGTCCGGGAAATCAAAGGGTTCCAACGGGATTTGCAACAACAGTTCATGGCCTTTCATCCGGGCCTGCTGCATCCAAAGGTCAAGATCCGAGCCATAGGGCGCCAATGCAAATGTCACATCGGGCGGCAAGCGGTCGATCGCGTTTTGTGTCCCGGCTTCGCTCAATCCGAGCCCCGTGATAACGACCGCAATTTTCGGAATGGACGTAAATTCCGTCGCAATTGGCCGCGAATAAGCATCAAGCGGGCGTACACCGGCGTCGCTGATCATTGGCAAGAAGCCGTAATCGGACCGTTCGCTCACTCTGGTGTCTGGGTTGATCGCCAATCCCGTGATTGGCGCGTCATATTTCAGCCCATCCGGACGGATGATCATTTCATAGCGTGGCCCTAGGAAGTCTCCGCCGTTCTGCGGGCGTAAATTCGGGCCAAGCTCCCCTCCGACCGTTGGCCGGATCTCAACAACTTCAATATCTTGCGAGGTGATCCCTTCAACAACTTCGTCCAGAGGCAAAACCGCAACCGGTTCGCCGCCCAAAGGATCGTCGACCACTAGAATCCAAATAAGCGCCGTTGTGAAAACGACACTTATCAAACCTGCACCAATCAAACCAAACGGCAGCCTGACCAGCCGCCGTTTTCCCATTCCTAAGGGAGCTGTGAGATCTTCGCTCGCCATACCGTCCGGAGCCTTTTGGCCGGCGGGCTGCCGGCTCGATCGTTGTTATTTGATACGCAGAACGAATGGAAAAGCGCGCCGCTACCGGCGCGCCTTGAAATCTTAGTTCGGAACCGCGGCCGTGTCCGCAATCGGCGGGAAGGCGCTATTGACCTGAACGCCACGCAGGAGATCCAATGCGAGGTTCAACTGAGTGTCATCTTTCGGATCCGGCGGGACATAAGCCTGGCTGCCGGACTTTTCTTCGCCGTCAGCTTCCAAGTGACCACGCAGGCCTGCTTCGCCCTTTGTGTTGACCCGGCCGACGAGTTCTTCAGGCAGTTCCTGGAGCGCTTCAATGTCCGGCACGATGCCCTTGGCCTGAATGGACGTTCCTGCGGGTGTATAATACCGCGCGGTTGTCAGACGGATCGCGCCATTGGCCCCAAGGGGGATAATCGTCTGGACGGACCCTTTACCGAAGGACCGCGTCCCAAGGATGGTGGCCCGGCGGTGATCCTGCAGAGCGCCTGCAACAATTTCAGAAGCAGAAGCAGACCCGCCATTGACCAGAACAATCACAGGCTTGCCACCGGTCAGGTCACCGGCACGGGCATTGTAACGCTGAGTTTCTTCAGCTTCACGGCCACGGGTTGAAACAATCTCACCGCGATCCAAGAACGCATCAGATACCGCGATAGCCTGATCCAACAATCCACCTGGGTTGTTGCGCAGGTCGATGACGAAGCCTTTCAGCTTGTCCTTACCGATCTTCTCTGCAGTTGTTTCAAGACCTTTTTTCAGGCCATCAAAGGTCTGTTCGTTGAACTGGGTTACGCGGACATACCCAATATCATCCTCTTCGCGCCAGCGCACCGAACGGATCCGGATAATGTCGCGCGTGATCGTGATTTCAAGCGGTTCAACGCGGCCATCACGGCGGATGCTGACCACGATATCGGTGTTAACTGGCCCACGCATTTTTTCCACGGCTTCGTTCAAGGTAAGGCCCTGAACCTGTTCGCCATCGATATGTGTGATCAGATCACCCGCCAAAACACCTGCTTTGGCTGCTGGCGTATCGTCAATCGGCGACACTACTTTCACCAGACCATCTTCCATGGTCACCTCAATGCCGAGACCGCCGAATTCGCCACGGGTTTGTACCTGCATGTCGCGGAAGCTCTTTGGCGACATATAGCTGGAATGCGGATCAAGGGAGGTCAGCATCCCGTTGATGGCGCTCTCAATCAGCTGAGCATCATCAGGAACTTCCACATAATCCGACCGCACCCGTTCAAAGACATCTCCAAACAGGTTCAATTGCCGGTACGTATCCGTTGCAGCGGCATTGGCCTCCGCCGAAACATGGAACGGCATTTGGGACAAGGTGGTCACAGCTGCAGCCCCCATCAGGGCACCTGCCAGCAGCAAGGAAGCTTTCCGTATCATCCGCGAGCCTTTTCTTCTTCTGTGCGCGCCCACCACGGGGTGGGATCGACCGCACGGCCGTCCTTCCGAAATTCAACATATAATATCGGCTGGGTCGAGCCCAAACCGAATGTGGAGGCGCTAGCCCATTGGGTTGCCCCCATAACGCCAACCGGTTCCCCGGCCAAAACAAATTGCCCCAGCTCTGCATCTATCCGGTCCATGCCGGCCAGGAGCACATGGTATCCGTCTCCGGTGTTCAGGATCAAGAGCTCACCATAAGATCGGAACGGCCCTGAATAAACCACCCAGCCATCCGCTGGCGAGGTCACATTCGACCCCGGACGTGTTGCAATCGACTGGCCTTCCGTCATACCGCCGAATTCGTCTTCCTGCCCAAAATCCTTGAGCACCGTTCCCGAGACCGGTTGCGGCAATCGACCGAGGGCATCCTGAAACGCAATTGCCGGAGCCAAACGGCCCGGATCGGAAAACGGATCAAATTCACGCGATCTTGTCCGGCCAGTTTTCAAGGCCGCCTGTCTGGATTTTTCCGCCGCCTCGCGTGCGCTGTCGATTTCAGCTTCCAAATCTGCAATCAGTTCCTTGAGTGAACCTGCCCTGGCGGCTAATTCTTCAGCCCGGCGTTTCTCATCTGCAAGGACTCGAACTGTTTTAGTATGTTCCAGCCTTTTGGCGCTCAGGAGAAGTTCAAGCCGCGACTTTTCCTCAGCCAATCGCATTGCATCGCCGCGAAGACGGCGTTCTTCCTTAGCAATGACAGCCTTAAGCCGTTGTAATTCTTCGAGATCGGCCGCAAGCGCCTCTGTTTCCACCCTCAGTTCGGGCATCACCGCGTTTAGGAGAATCGCACTTCGAACCGCCGACAACGCATCACTTGGCCGGACAGCGAGGGCTGGCGGCGGTCGCCGGCCGATTCTTTGAAGTGCCGCGAGAACCTCAGCGAGGACATCCCGGCGCGCAATCAAGGACTGACGGACCGCATCTTCATTTTCACCGAGGCTGCGCAGGCGACGTTCGGTGTCGGTCAACTCCGTTTCCAGCCCGCGGATGGTATCGGCCGTATTGATAATTTTGGCGTTCAGCGTATCCCGATCCCGGTCCAAAGTTTGGATTTCCCGGGCAATAGCAGCCTGCCTATCGGCTGAAACGGTAATGTCGGACGTGAGGGCTGCAAGTTCCTTTTCCCGCAGATCTCTTTTGGCGATGGCCGCTTCAATTTCAGGTGAATTGGTCTTAACTTCGACCGTTTCCGGATCAGTTTGCTCCGTTGCAACTGCAGTCGACGGGCCTAAAGCTGCGCACATCACGATACCGCCAAGGAACAACTTGGCTCTGCCAAGCTCCTTCAGCGCGAATAGCACACCCCTGCCCGGATCTGTTATCAACGTGCCTCTAACTCCCATTCGGCCTACAATTTGCGATACCGTCATCGTGTTAACGAACCGTTTACCCTGGTATCCAATTCGTTAATGCAGCAATATTTGTCCACCAATTGCAGCCGTTTTTTCTCTACGCTGGGAATGCGGCGATATGCTGGCAAACTTTTGTGTTTGGGAAAACCGTGAGATTCATCCGTTGATAATGCGGTGTCATACCCGATGATATGGATGCCCAGACTGAATAGTGATCGCCCTATAGATCTGTTCGGCCAGCAGTATCCGGGCAATTTGATGCGGCCAGGTCATCGCGCCCAGAGCAAGCTTTAGATCTGCGCGTGCAAGCATCTCCTGCCCGTGCCCATCGGCTCCACCGATCGCAAAAACGATGTCTGGGATGCCATCATCCTTCCAGGCTTCCAGACGCCCTGAGAACGCTGGACTGGTTAGGTTCTTCCCGTTTTCATCTAATACCACAAGCTTGGCACCTGACGGCAAAGCCTGAAGGATCGCCTTCGCCTCATCAGCCTTGCGATCTTCTGCCCGCTGGCCGCGGCTTTCTGGCAATTCGGTGATCGCAACATCAGTGATGCCAAGCGCGCGTCCAGCCTTACGCG
Proteins encoded:
- a CDS encoding RNA pyrophosphohydrolase; this translates as MTKLDFGPGYPEAVDGLPYRPCVGIMLINRQGKVWVGSRSQEANKNGYDYKWQMPQGGIDAGETPEKAARRELYEETSIHSVTLLEEAPEWFAYDYPEEILRNTRKGKHRGQAQRWLAYRFEGSDDEVNILTPPDGHSAEFDDWRWEDVSRVPDLIVPFKRPVYEKVVAAFAHLTI
- a CDS encoding divergent polysaccharide deacetylase family protein, whose protein sequence is MASEDLTAPLGMGKRRLVRLPFGLIGAGLISVVFTTALIWILVVDDPLGGEPVAVLPLDEVVEGITSQDIEVVEIRPTVGGELGPNLRPQNGGDFLGPRYEMIIRPDGLKYDAPITGLAINPDTRVSERSDYGFLPMISDAGVRPLDAYSRPIATEFTSIPKIAVVITGLGLSEAGTQNAIDRLPPDVTFALAPYGSDLDLWMQQARMKGHELLLQIPLEPFDFPDNDPGPHTLLVSLKPAELLDRLAFLLTRVTNYVGVIGEMGARYTSIKPSMQFLLEKLKSRGLMFVDNGTTSRSIAGEVSADVRMPFSGVDVVLDEVPRESNIDAKLLQLESVARARGFAVAAGSALPVTVRQLEEWVQDLEQRGLQLVPVSATIDRENK
- a CDS encoding S41 family peptidase, giving the protein MIRKASLLLAGALMGAAAVTTLSQMPFHVSAEANAAATDTYRQLNLFGDVFERVRSDYVEVPDDAQLIESAINGMLTSLDPHSSYMSPKSFRDMQVQTRGEFGGLGIEVTMEDGLVKVVSPIDDTPAAKAGVLAGDLITHIDGEQVQGLTLNEAVEKMRGPVNTDIVVSIRRDGRVEPLEITITRDIIRIRSVRWREEDDIGYVRVTQFNEQTFDGLKKGLETTAEKIGKDKLKGFVIDLRNNPGGLLDQAIAVSDAFLDRGEIVSTRGREAEETQRYNARAGDLTGGKPVIVLVNGGSASASEIVAGALQDHRRATILGTRSFGKGSVQTIIPLGANGAIRLTTARYYTPAGTSIQAKGIVPDIEALQELPEELVGRVNTKGEAGLRGHLEADGEEKSGSQAYVPPDPKDDTQLNLALDLLRGVQVNSAFPPIADTAAVPN
- a CDS encoding murein hydrolase activator EnvC; amino-acid sequence: MLFALKELGRAKLFLGGIVMCAALGPSTAVATEQTDPETVEVKTNSPEIEAAIAKRDLREKELAALTSDITVSADRQAAIAREIQTLDRDRDTLNAKIINTADTIRGLETELTDTERRLRSLGENEDAVRQSLIARRDVLAEVLAALQRIGRRPPPALAVRPSDALSAVRSAILLNAVMPELRVETEALAADLEELQRLKAVIAKEERRLRGDAMRLAEEKSRLELLLSAKRLEHTKTVRVLADEKRRAEELAARAGSLKELIADLEAEIDSAREAAEKSRQAALKTGRTRSREFDPFSDPGRLAPAIAFQDALGRLPQPVSGTVLKDFGQEDEFGGMTEGQSIATRPGSNVTSPADGWVVYSGPFRSYGELLILNTGDGYHVLLAGMDRIDAELGQFVLAGEPVGVMGATQWASASTFGLGSTQPILYVEFRKDGRAVDPTPWWARTEEEKARG
- the rlmH gene encoding 23S rRNA (pseudouridine(1915)-N(3))-methyltransferase RlmH, which translates into the protein MRFSLICIGRMKAGADKDLFDRYLDRARKAGRALGITDVAITELPESRGQRAEDRKADEAKAILQALPSGAKLVVLDENGKNLTSPAFSGRLEAWKDDGIPDIVFAIGGADGHGQEMLARADLKLALGAMTWPHQIARILLAEQIYRAITIQSGHPYHRV